The proteins below are encoded in one region of Microbispora sp. NBC_01189:
- a CDS encoding RbsD/FucU family protein, whose product MLRYPLIHPPLLAALAATGHGSRVLLADANYAHATNVRAGAPVIHLNLRPGLVRVDDVLELLVDAVPLEAVHAMRPDEGGEPGVFARYRELLGPGLPLQVLPRFGFYEAAKEPDVAFAVATGDDRLYANLLLTIGYVVPA is encoded by the coding sequence GTGCTCCGCTATCCCCTGATCCACCCGCCGCTGCTGGCCGCGCTCGCGGCGACCGGGCACGGCTCGCGTGTGCTGCTCGCCGACGCGAACTACGCGCACGCCACCAACGTGCGGGCCGGCGCCCCGGTGATCCACCTCAACCTGCGGCCCGGGCTGGTCCGCGTGGACGACGTCCTGGAACTCCTGGTGGACGCCGTACCGCTGGAGGCCGTGCACGCGATGCGGCCCGACGAGGGAGGCGAGCCCGGCGTGTTCGCCCGCTACCGCGAACTGCTCGGCCCGGGCCTGCCGCTCCAGGTCCTGCCCAGGTTCGGCTTCTACGAGGCCGCGAAGGAGCCCGACGTCGCGTTCGCGGTGGCGACCGGCGACGACCGGCTCTACGCCAACCTCCTGCTGACCATCGGGTACGTCGTACCGGCATGA
- the larA gene encoding nickel-dependent lactate racemase, whose protein sequence is MRVDLAYGADGLTVEFPGDRTTVITPVARPVVPDEAAELRRALREPVAGPPLRERVRPGQTVAISACDGTRPQPRHLMIPAILDELDGIADPGDVVILVATGTHRGNTPEELRAMFGDEVVDAVRIVNHDARDASSLRWMGRHGKDVPVWLNREWTDADVRITTGFVEPHFFAGFSGGPKLVAPGLAALETVLTLHDAARIGDPRATWGVIEGNPVHDDVRAIAAATGVTFALDVVLNREQRIVRAFGGDLAPMHAAATAAARAAAMRPVAEPFDVVVTTNAGFPLDQNLYQSVKGMSAAAQVVRPGGTIICAAECRDGFPDHGSYREVLTSAASPDALFEEISRRTETIPDQWQVQIQARIQRRARVIMHTAYLGDADLAAAHLERTEDVAATVRALPGRVCVLPEGPMTIPYLAGE, encoded by the coding sequence ATGCGGGTTGACCTCGCCTACGGCGCCGACGGCCTGACCGTCGAGTTCCCCGGCGACCGGACCACCGTGATCACGCCGGTGGCCCGGCCGGTCGTCCCGGACGAGGCCGCCGAGCTGCGGCGGGCCCTGCGCGAACCCGTCGCGGGACCACCGCTGCGCGAGCGGGTGCGCCCCGGCCAGACGGTGGCGATCTCCGCCTGCGACGGGACCCGGCCCCAGCCCAGGCACCTGATGATCCCCGCGATCCTGGACGAGCTGGACGGGATCGCCGACCCCGGCGACGTGGTGATCCTGGTCGCCACCGGCACGCACCGCGGCAACACCCCCGAGGAACTGCGCGCGATGTTCGGCGACGAGGTCGTGGACGCCGTACGGATCGTCAACCACGACGCGCGCGACGCGTCGTCGCTGCGGTGGATGGGCCGGCACGGCAAGGACGTGCCGGTCTGGCTGAACCGCGAGTGGACCGACGCCGACGTGCGGATCACGACGGGGTTCGTGGAGCCGCACTTCTTCGCCGGGTTCTCCGGCGGCCCCAAGCTGGTCGCGCCGGGCCTCGCCGCCCTGGAGACCGTGCTCACCCTGCACGACGCGGCCCGCATCGGCGACCCTCGCGCGACCTGGGGGGTCATCGAGGGCAACCCCGTCCACGACGACGTCCGCGCGATCGCCGCGGCGACCGGCGTCACCTTCGCCCTCGACGTCGTGCTGAACCGGGAGCAGAGGATCGTCCGGGCGTTCGGCGGCGACCTCGCCCCGATGCACGCCGCCGCCACGGCCGCGGCCCGCGCCGCCGCGATGCGGCCGGTCGCCGAGCCGTTCGACGTGGTGGTCACCACCAACGCCGGCTTCCCGCTGGACCAGAACCTCTACCAGTCGGTGAAGGGCATGAGCGCCGCCGCCCAGGTCGTCCGCCCCGGCGGGACGATCATCTGCGCGGCCGAGTGCCGGGACGGGTTCCCCGACCACGGCTCCTACCGCGAGGTGCTCACCTCGGCGGCCTCGCCCGACGCCTTGTTCGAGGAGATCTCCCGCCGCACCGAGACCATCCCCGACCAGTGGCAGGTGCAGATCCAGGCGCGCATCCAGCGGCGGGCCCGGGTGATCATGCACACGGCATATCTCGGTGACGCCGACCTGGCCGCCGCCCATCTGGAGCGGACCGAGGACGTCGCCGCCACCGTGCGGGCCCTGCCGGGGCGGGTGTGCGTGCTGCCGGAGGGGCCGATGACCATCCCCTACCTCGCGGGAGAGTGA